A window from Citrus sinensis cultivar Valencia sweet orange chromosome 3, DVS_A1.0, whole genome shotgun sequence encodes these proteins:
- the LOC102626305 gene encoding FAM10 family protein At4g22670 isoform X1, translated as MDAEKVKELKQFIDQCKSNPSILADPSLSFFRDYLESLHAKVPTDAYKEGKSEPRASVVEESEEEEQRVEVEEKEEEEDEIVESDIELEGDIVEADNDPPQKMGDSSTEVTDEKREAAAEAKAKAMEAISEGKLDEAIELSTEAIMLNPSAIMYATRASVYIKMKKPNAAIRDATAALEINPDSAKGYKTRGMAHAMLGHWEEAVHDLHVASKIDFDEEIAAVLKKVEPNALRIEEHRRKYDRLRREREERKVERERLRRRAEAQAAYEKAKKEEQSSSSERPGGMPGGAGGMPGGFPGGMPGGFPGGMPGGFPGGMPGGFPGGMPGGFPGGMPGGGPGNVDFSKILNDPELMAAFSDPEVMAALQDVMKNPANLAQHQANPKVAPIIAKMMAKFGGPK; from the exons ATGGACGCAGAAAAAGTGAAAGAACTGAAACAGTTCATCGATCAGTGCAAATCGAATCCTTCCATTCTCGCCGACCCCTCCCTCTCCTTCTTCCGCGACTATCTCGAAAG TCTCCATGCCAAAGTGCCTACCGATGCGTACAAAGAAGGCAAATCCGAACCG AGGGCCTCTGTGGTGGAGGAGAGCGAAGAGGAAGAACAAAGAGTAGAAgtagaagaaaaagaggaagaagaggaTGAAATAGTCGAGTCCGATATTGAGCTTGAAGGAGATATTGTGGAGGCTGATAATGATCCTCCTCAGAAG ATGGGAGACAGTTCGACAGAAGTTACTGATGAGAAACGCGAAGCGGCTGCGGAGGCAAAGGCCAAGGCCATGGAAGCCATCTCTGAAG GAAAGTTGGACGAGGCAATTGAGCTTTCGACTGAGGCTATTATGCTGAATCCATCAGCCATTATGTATGCAACTAGAG CCAGTGTATACATCAAAATGAAGAAGCCTAATGCTGCCATCCGGGATGCCACTGCAGCTTTAGAG ATTAACCCAGATTCTGCTAAGGGCTACAAGACCCGTGGCATGGCACATGCAATGCTAGGTCACTGGGAGGAGGCTGTGCATGATCTTCATGTTGCTTCGAAGATAgattttgatgaagaaataGCTGCTGTACTTAAAAAG GTTGAACCCAATGCACTGAGGATTGAAGAACACCGTAGGAAGTATGATAGACTgcggagagagagagaagagagaaaggTTGAGCGTGAGAGACTTCGTCGTCGTGCTGAAGCTCAG GCTGCATATGAGAAGGCTAAGAAGGAAGAGCAATCATCTTCAAGCGAAAGACCTGGAGGGATGCCTGGTGGAGCAGGTGGAATGCCAGGAGGCTTCCCTGGAGGCATGCCTGGAGGCTTCCCTGGTGGCATGCCAGGAGGCTTCCCAGGTGGCATGCCAGGAGGCTTCCCAGGTGGCATGCCAGGAGGCTTCCCGGGTGGCATGCCAGGAGGGGGGCCTGGAAATGTTGATTTTAGCAAGATATTAAAT GACCCTGAGTTGATGGCAGCATTTAGCGATCCAGAAGTCATGGCTGCTCTTCAAGATG TAATGAAGAACCCTGCTAATCTCGCTCAGCATCAAGCAAATCCCAAAGTGGCTCCCATAATTGCTAAGATGATGGCCAAGTTTGGAGGACCCAAGTAG
- the LOC102626305 gene encoding FAM10 family protein At4g22670 isoform X2 produces MDAEKVKELKQFIDQCKSNPSILADPSLSFFRDYLESLHAKVPTDAYKEGKSEPRASVVEESEEEEQRVEVEEKEEEEDEIVESDIELEGDIVEADNDPPQKMGDSSTEVTDEKREAAAEAKAKAMEAISEGKLDEAIELSTEAIMLNPSAIMYATRASVYIKMKKPNAAIRDATAALEINPDSAKGYKTRGMAHAMLGHWEEAVHDLHVASKIDFDEEIAAVLKKVEPNALRIEEHRRKYDRLRREREERKVERERLRRRAEAQAAYEKAKKEEQSSSSERPGGMPGGAGGMPGGFPGGMPGGFPGGMPGGFPGGMPGGGPGNVDFSKILNDPELMAAFSDPEVMAALQDVMKNPANLAQHQANPKVAPIIAKMMAKFGGPK; encoded by the exons ATGGACGCAGAAAAAGTGAAAGAACTGAAACAGTTCATCGATCAGTGCAAATCGAATCCTTCCATTCTCGCCGACCCCTCCCTCTCCTTCTTCCGCGACTATCTCGAAAG TCTCCATGCCAAAGTGCCTACCGATGCGTACAAAGAAGGCAAATCCGAACCG AGGGCCTCTGTGGTGGAGGAGAGCGAAGAGGAAGAACAAAGAGTAGAAgtagaagaaaaagaggaagaagaggaTGAAATAGTCGAGTCCGATATTGAGCTTGAAGGAGATATTGTGGAGGCTGATAATGATCCTCCTCAGAAG ATGGGAGACAGTTCGACAGAAGTTACTGATGAGAAACGCGAAGCGGCTGCGGAGGCAAAGGCCAAGGCCATGGAAGCCATCTCTGAAG GAAAGTTGGACGAGGCAATTGAGCTTTCGACTGAGGCTATTATGCTGAATCCATCAGCCATTATGTATGCAACTAGAG CCAGTGTATACATCAAAATGAAGAAGCCTAATGCTGCCATCCGGGATGCCACTGCAGCTTTAGAG ATTAACCCAGATTCTGCTAAGGGCTACAAGACCCGTGGCATGGCACATGCAATGCTAGGTCACTGGGAGGAGGCTGTGCATGATCTTCATGTTGCTTCGAAGATAgattttgatgaagaaataGCTGCTGTACTTAAAAAG GTTGAACCCAATGCACTGAGGATTGAAGAACACCGTAGGAAGTATGATAGACTgcggagagagagagaagagagaaaggTTGAGCGTGAGAGACTTCGTCGTCGTGCTGAAGCTCAG GCTGCATATGAGAAGGCTAAGAAGGAAGAGCAATCATCTTCAAGCGAAAGACCTGGAGGGATGCCTGGTGGAGCAGGTGGAATGCCAGGAGGCTTCCCTGGAGGCATGCCTGGAGGCTTCCCTG GTGGCATGCCAGGAGGCTTCCCGGGTGGCATGCCAGGAGGGGGGCCTGGAAATGTTGATTTTAGCAAGATATTAAAT GACCCTGAGTTGATGGCAGCATTTAGCGATCCAGAAGTCATGGCTGCTCTTCAAGATG TAATGAAGAACCCTGCTAATCTCGCTCAGCATCAAGCAAATCCCAAAGTGGCTCCCATAATTGCTAAGATGATGGCCAAGTTTGGAGGACCCAAGTAG